CTCGGGGACGATCCGTGTCGGCGCGTCGTCTTCGGTCACGTCCGACAGGTACACGAACGTCGTCATCTGCTGGTAGCGGCCGTCGCGCCGGGGGACCACCAGCGAATGGCTGCCGTAGTCGCGGTGCAACGGCTGGTCGTAGTCGACGGCGCCCGCGTACTTCGCCCAGAGCTCGACCTTGTACAGGTGCAGGTCGCTCGTCCCCAGCAGGCGCTCGGCGGCGTCGACGAGGTCGGGATGGAAGGCGAGCCGGTTGAGGTCCCACGACCGGTACGGGAACTCCTCGACACCGGCGAACTGGCTCGCCGCGTACGAGGCGTGGCGCTCCGGGGCCGCGTAGTACTCGTCCGGCGTCGGGAAGTGCAGCCACAGCGCGTCACGCGCGGCACGCAGCTCGTCCGGCGCGAGGAACCCCTCGACGAGCGCGAAGCCCCGCTCGCGCACGTCGTCGAGAGCCGCATCCGGCACGCGCACGCCGGCACTGTACGTGGAGACCTACGCTCCCGCCCGTGCGTGCCGTTCAGTTCGACATGGCCGATCCCGCGTTTCCGGCGTCGTTGGTCGACGTGCCCGAGCCCGAGCTCCCGGGCCCGTCGTGGGCGCGCGTCGAGGTCACGGTGGGCGGGATCTGCGGCAGCGACCTCCATCTCTTCACGCACAACACGGGGCCGTCCCCGACGTTGATGGGGATGGCCGGCGTCTTCCCGTTCCTGCTCGGTCACGAGATCGCCGGTCGTGTCGTCGAGGCCGGTCCCGGGTGTGCGCACGCGATCGGCACGCGCGTCGCCGTCGACCCGTGCCTGCCGTGCGCGCCGCGCGGCATCGACCCGCCGTGCGCGAACTGCGCCCGGGGTTGGACGTCGGCCTGTCTCTCGCTCGACAGCCGGGTGCTGACGGGCGGTCGCTCGCTCGGCTACACCGCGGGCCTCGGTGGTGGGTGGGCCGACCAGGTGCTCGCCCACACCACGATGCTGCACGCCGTCCCCGACCGCGTCCCGGATCGCGGCGCGAGCCTGCACGAACCGGTCTCGATCGCGTGCCACGGCATCCTGCACGCGCCGCCGCGCGACGGCGACCCGGTGCTCGTCGTCGGTGCGGGCATCATCGGCCTCGCGACGCTCGCTGCGCTGCGCGGGCTGTTCCCCGGTTGCCCCGTCACCGTCCTCGCGCGCCACGAGCACCAGGCGGCGGCAGCGCGCGCGTGCGGCGCCACGCACGTCGTCACGAGCGAGCCCGGGAGCGCGCACTTCGAGGAGCTCGCGCGCATCAGCGGCGCGCGCGTCGTGGGGCGCAAGGCGGATCTCATGCTGATGGGCGGGTTCCCCTACGTCGTCGAGGCGGTCGGCGCACCGACCTCGGTGACGGAGTCGCTCCGGGCGGTCGCGCACCGGGGGACCGTCCTCCTGCTCGGCGCGGCCGGCGTCAGCGAGGTCGACCTCACCCCGGTCTGGTACAAGGAGGCGGCGCTGGTCGGTTCGATCGACCACACCGTCGACGCCGGCAGCGCGCCCGGCCTCGCCGGAGGTGCGGACCGCCACTCGGTGGATCGGGCGCTCGACGTGCTGGCCGCGGGCCTGCTCCCCGACGACGTCGTCGTCACGCACGAATTCGGGCTCGAGCAGTACCGCGACGCCGTCGAGACGGCCATCGACCGGGGTGGGGCGCACGCGATCAAGGTCGTGTTCCGGCCCTGACGGGCGCCCACCGGGCGAGGGACGTGTCGGCGGCGTCCGGGCAGGGAAAGGTCCTCGGGGACGCCCGACTGCCGGTCTCGGGTGCGCGCGCGGATTGCCGGCGAGGGGGACACGACGATGTCGCGGTGGCGATCGGCAGCCCTGGCGGTCGCGTCGGGCGCGATCGGCGCCGCGATCACTGCCGCGCTCGGCCGCGCCGCCGTCGGCCGCCGGGCCCCGCCGGTCGACGACGCCGGCAACGGCGTGCCCGAGGAGATCACCGTCGCGGCAGCCCTGCTCCACGCCCGGACGCCACGCGATGTCGGTGACACCGTCGTGCGGCAGACGGCCCGCCTGTTCGGCGCGTCGGTCGTGCGCTTCGCCGTGCGCGGCGAACGCGACAGCTTCGAGTACGTCGGGGACTCGCTCCCCGAGCACGTCCACGGCGACCACGCCGTCTTCTCGCTGCACGGCGAGGATCCCGCCGCGCACGTGCTGCAGTCCCAGGTGGCCTCGTACTGGCCGCGCTTCGACGAGTTCGCGCGCCGGCACGGACGCGCCGCGCGC
Above is a window of Acidimicrobiia bacterium DNA encoding:
- a CDS encoding phytanoyl-CoA dioxygenase family protein, with amino-acid sequence MRVPDAALDDVRERGFALVEGFLAPDELRAARDALWLHFPTPDEYYAAPERHASYAASQFAGVEEFPYRSWDLNRLAFHPDLVDAAERLLGTSDLHLYKVELWAKYAGAVDYDQPLHRDYGSHSLVVPRRDGRYQQMTTFVYLSDVTEDDAPTRIVPEEHGRHVPFTPLYLQPGAMADVEVPMVGPAGSLLVYRSDVLHRGSNFTRPGRSRFSLLADYQARGTTWGGKMAWPKQAPQRWAKLIPQCSVRERDLFGFPRPGDAYWNEQTLADVEARYPGIDMTPYRSRETAGRPG
- a CDS encoding zinc-binding dehydrogenase, with translation MRAVQFDMADPAFPASLVDVPEPELPGPSWARVEVTVGGICGSDLHLFTHNTGPSPTLMGMAGVFPFLLGHEIAGRVVEAGPGCAHAIGTRVAVDPCLPCAPRGIDPPCANCARGWTSACLSLDSRVLTGGRSLGYTAGLGGGWADQVLAHTTMLHAVPDRVPDRGASLHEPVSIACHGILHAPPRDGDPVLVVGAGIIGLATLAALRGLFPGCPVTVLARHEHQAAAARACGATHVVTSEPGSAHFEELARISGARVVGRKADLMLMGGFPYVVEAVGAPTSVTESLRAVAHRGTVLLLGAAGVSEVDLTPVWYKEAALVGSIDHTVDAGSAPGLAGGADRHSVDRALDVLAAGLLPDDVVVTHEFGLEQYRDAVETAIDRGGAHAIKVVFRP